A window of the Euzebya pacifica genome harbors these coding sequences:
- a CDS encoding hydroxymethylglutaryl-CoA lyase yields the protein MRRPQVLPDPTGALPDRVTIWEVGPRDGLQNEATVVPAAVKTAFIDRLVAAGHTIVEATSFVHPKWVPQLADAAEVLAGITRAEGVAFPVLVPNDRGMDRAIECGVTDIAVFASATEAFAQKNLNRGLESQFEMFEPVMARAQAEGMRVRGYLSMVFGDQWEGDVDPAQVVTVGRRLLDLGCHQLSLGDTIGVATAGHVRAVLRAFADAGVGMDRIAVHFHDTYGQALANTVVALEEGVTVVDASTGGLGGCPYAESATGNLATEDLVWMLDGLGVHTGVDLAALVDTSTWMAGHLGRPSPSRVVRALAG from the coding sequence GTGAGGCGGCCCCAGGTCCTGCCCGACCCGACCGGTGCGCTGCCCGACCGGGTCACCATCTGGGAGGTCGGCCCCCGCGACGGACTGCAGAACGAGGCAACCGTCGTGCCCGCGGCCGTCAAGACCGCGTTCATCGACCGGTTGGTCGCTGCGGGCCACACCATCGTGGAGGCCACCTCGTTCGTGCACCCCAAGTGGGTGCCGCAGCTCGCCGACGCCGCGGAGGTGCTGGCCGGCATCACCCGGGCCGAGGGGGTCGCCTTCCCCGTGCTGGTTCCCAACGACCGCGGAATGGACCGCGCCATCGAGTGCGGGGTGACCGACATCGCGGTGTTCGCAAGCGCCACCGAGGCGTTCGCCCAGAAGAACCTCAACCGCGGGCTGGAATCGCAGTTCGAGATGTTCGAGCCGGTCATGGCCCGAGCGCAGGCGGAGGGGATGCGCGTCCGCGGCTACCTCTCCATGGTCTTCGGTGACCAGTGGGAGGGCGACGTCGACCCGGCACAGGTGGTCACCGTCGGCCGCCGGCTCCTGGACCTCGGCTGCCACCAGCTCTCCCTCGGTGACACCATCGGCGTGGCCACCGCCGGCCACGTCCGGGCCGTCCTCCGGGCCTTCGCCGACGCGGGCGTCGGCATGGACCGCATCGCCGTGCACTTCCACGACACCTACGGGCAGGCGCTGGCCAACACGGTCGTGGCGCTGGAGGAGGGCGTCACCGTGGTCGATGCCTCCACCGGTGGCCTGGGCGGCTGCCCCTACGCCGAGTCGGCCACCGGCAACCTGGCGACCGAGGACCTCGTGTGGATGCTCGACGGGTTGGGGGTGCACACCGGGGTGGACCTGGCGGCGCTGGTGGACACCAGCACCTGGATGGCTGGGCACCTCGGACGACCGTCCCCGTCGCGTGTGGTGCGCGCGCTCGCGGGCTGA
- a CDS encoding DUF3105 domain-containing protein codes for MSFPQPPEGPRWSGPPPAGPPPTGPPPTQPPTGPPPAWPAAAPPPPPSGGVPRWLWVYGAVVAIVLISLGGWLLLELRDPAPPAVSSSAELAEAGCTADTRQPDLGGGHLGPEEMVNSAPSLIYPDQPPSSGPHVGQVVSSGVFDVVIDPRITTHNLEHGYVVIWYDVDTSPADLAALRAWADAGLTSDHPKLVVAEYPIRLPNEADVVLTAWFQRQACDGFDAATADAFLRAHYDTFGDAPERGLPPHVSSGNGVLDPAGQDLLLPPLDDVN; via the coding sequence ATGTCGTTTCCCCAGCCGCCCGAGGGCCCGCGTTGGTCCGGTCCGCCGCCGGCCGGTCCACCCCCGACCGGGCCGCCGCCGACCCAGCCGCCCACCGGCCCGCCACCGGCGTGGCCCGCAGCTGCGCCTCCTCCCCCGCCATCGGGGGGCGTGCCCCGCTGGTTGTGGGTCTACGGCGCCGTCGTCGCGATCGTCCTGATCAGCCTCGGCGGCTGGCTGCTGCTGGAGCTCCGCGACCCGGCCCCGCCGGCCGTTTCTTCCTCCGCGGAACTGGCCGAGGCCGGCTGCACGGCCGACACCAGGCAGCCCGACCTCGGCGGCGGCCACCTGGGACCCGAGGAGATGGTGAACAGCGCCCCCTCGCTGATCTACCCCGACCAGCCCCCGTCGTCGGGGCCCCATGTCGGCCAGGTCGTCAGCTCGGGGGTCTTCGACGTGGTGATCGACCCACGCATCACCACCCACAACCTGGAGCACGGCTACGTCGTGATCTGGTACGACGTCGACACCTCCCCCGCGGACCTCGCTGCCCTGCGGGCCTGGGCCGACGCCGGGCTGACCAGCGACCACCCCAAGCTGGTCGTCGCCGAGTACCCGATCCGCCTGCCGAACGAGGCCGACGTCGTGCTGACGGCGTGGTTCCAGCGCCAGGCCTGCGACGGGTTCGACGCGGCCACGGCAGACGCGTTCCTGCGCGCCCACTACGACACCTTCGGCGATGCGCCCGAACGCGGGCTGCCCCCGCACGTGTCCAGCGGGAACGGCGTGCTCGACCCCGCCGGACAGGACCTCCTGCTGCCGCCCCTGGACGACGTCAACTGA
- a CDS encoding acyl-CoA dehydrogenase family protein, whose amino-acid sequence MAISFELTDEQQDLKDLVRAFAVNEVAPRAEEMNAKGEFPTDLVRQMGDMGLFGLPFPEEYGGSGGDYLSLCLAIEELGRVDQSVGITLEAGVGLGAQPIYKFGTEQQRKELLPQLAEGKKLAGFGLTEPGGGSDAGGLRTTARRDGDHWVINGSKQFITNAGTDISEFVTITAVTNDDPREVTNFVVPTGTPGYTVGNGYRKVGWHASDTRDLYFEDVRIPAENQLGETGRGFANFLNILDEGRIAISALAVGLIQGCVDECVRYAHEREAFGKPIGSYQAVAFKIADLEAMAEVARNQYYYAAWLLQEGKPFKKQASIAKLMSTEYAVTAAREACQIFGGYGFTTEYPVGRFYQDAKILEIGEGTSEVQRMLIARALGLPRG is encoded by the coding sequence ATGGCAATCTCTTTCGAGCTCACCGACGAGCAGCAGGACCTCAAGGACCTCGTCCGCGCATTCGCGGTCAACGAGGTCGCCCCACGTGCGGAGGAGATGAACGCCAAGGGCGAGTTCCCCACCGACCTGGTTCGCCAGATGGGTGACATGGGACTGTTCGGCCTGCCCTTCCCCGAGGAGTACGGCGGGTCGGGCGGGGACTACCTGTCGCTGTGCCTCGCCATCGAGGAGCTGGGCCGCGTCGACCAGTCCGTCGGCATCACCCTGGAGGCCGGCGTGGGGCTGGGTGCCCAGCCGATCTACAAGTTCGGCACCGAGCAGCAGCGCAAGGAGCTGCTGCCGCAGCTGGCCGAGGGCAAGAAGCTGGCCGGGTTCGGGCTGACCGAGCCGGGCGGCGGGTCCGACGCCGGCGGCCTGCGCACGACCGCCCGCCGTGACGGCGACCACTGGGTCATCAACGGCTCCAAGCAGTTCATCACCAACGCCGGGACCGACATCTCGGAGTTCGTGACCATCACCGCGGTCACCAACGACGACCCGCGGGAGGTCACCAACTTCGTCGTCCCGACGGGCACGCCGGGGTACACGGTCGGCAACGGCTACCGGAAGGTCGGTTGGCACGCGTCCGACACCCGTGACCTGTACTTCGAGGACGTCCGGATCCCGGCGGAGAACCAGCTCGGCGAGACGGGGCGCGGGTTCGCCAACTTCCTCAACATCCTCGACGAGGGCCGCATCGCCATCTCCGCGCTCGCGGTCGGGTTGATCCAGGGCTGCGTCGACGAGTGCGTTCGCTACGCCCACGAGCGCGAGGCCTTCGGCAAGCCGATCGGCAGCTACCAGGCGGTGGCGTTCAAGATCGCCGACCTCGAGGCCATGGCCGAGGTGGCACGCAACCAGTACTACTACGCCGCGTGGCTGCTCCAGGAGGGCAAGCCGTTCAAGAAGCAGGCGTCCATCGCCAAGCTGATGTCCACCGAGTACGCCGTCACCGCAGCCCGTGAGGCCTGCCAGATCTTCGGCGGCTACGGCTTCACCACCGAGTACCCCGTCGGCCGCTTCTACCAGGACGCCAAGATCCTGGAGATCGGCGAGGGCACCAGCGAGGTGCAGCGCATGCTCATCGCCCGGGCGCTCGGTCTGCCGCGGGGCTGA